A portion of the Bacillus oleivorans genome contains these proteins:
- a CDS encoding MFS transporter, producing MSYFKKWIGDVDLSKDLLLLLFIGGLYSLSVALSNTFVNIYLWKQSENYVDLGLYNLAVVVLQPLTFILAGRWAKKVDRVIVLRMGVSFLAIFYTTVLLVGENASQFIFLLGALLGIGYGFYWLAFNVLTFEITEPDTRDFFNGFMGVLSSSGGMIGPIASGYIISNLTEFTGYTIIFSLSLGLFVLAVVLSFFLQRRPASGRYLFIRIIKERQFNKNWKYITNAHFFQGLREGTFIFVISVFVYLSSGSELGLGTYGLINSAISFMGYYVISRVIKTKHRKRAILLGGVLLYAAIFLIVYDVSYLKLLIYGGIIAIAYPTLLVPYISMTYDVIGSGWKAAEMRIEYIVVRELFLNLGRIVSILAFLVTVSFFNPTESVPFLLMILGAGHLIIYFCVRKVYFQSN from the coding sequence ATGAGTTACTTTAAAAAATGGATCGGTGATGTGGATCTTTCCAAAGATTTGCTCCTCCTTTTATTTATAGGAGGATTATATTCGCTTAGCGTCGCCTTATCCAATACTTTTGTCAATATTTATTTATGGAAACAGTCAGAGAATTATGTCGATTTAGGGTTATACAACTTAGCCGTTGTCGTATTACAGCCTTTAACTTTCATTCTCGCAGGACGGTGGGCAAAAAAAGTGGACCGGGTCATTGTCCTAAGAATGGGAGTTTCTTTTTTAGCCATCTTTTATACGACTGTCCTGCTTGTTGGTGAAAACGCCTCACAATTTATTTTTCTGCTGGGAGCATTGTTAGGAATCGGGTACGGTTTTTACTGGCTCGCCTTTAATGTGTTAACTTTTGAGATAACAGAACCGGATACACGGGACTTTTTTAATGGCTTTATGGGTGTTTTATCATCTTCTGGCGGTATGATTGGGCCAATCGCATCTGGCTATATCATATCAAATTTAACCGAATTTACCGGATACACGATTATTTTTTCGCTTTCATTAGGGCTATTTGTCTTAGCGGTTGTGCTGAGTTTCTTTCTGCAGAGGCGCCCAGCTTCTGGAAGGTATCTTTTTATAAGGATCATTAAAGAAAGGCAGTTTAATAAAAACTGGAAATACATAACGAATGCCCATTTTTTTCAAGGACTTCGTGAGGGAACCTTTATATTCGTGATTTCCGTTTTTGTTTACCTGTCTTCAGGGAGTGAATTAGGCTTAGGAACATACGGGTTAATCAATTCTGCCATTTCGTTTATGGGCTATTATGTAATCTCCCGTGTAATCAAAACAAAGCATAGAAAACGAGCGATTTTACTTGGTGGAGTTCTTTTATATGCTGCCATTTTCTTGATTGTTTATGATGTTTCTTATCTGAAGTTGCTTATATATGGAGGAATTATTGCGATTGCCTATCCAACCTTGCTTGTTCCTTATATTTCTATGACCTATGATGTGATTGGAAGCGGGTGGAAGGCGGCTGAAATGAGGATTGAATATATCGTCGTTCGTGAGCTCTTCCTTAATCTTGGAAGAATTGTCTCGATTCTTGCTTTCCTCGTTACCGTTAGCTTTTTCAACCCCACCGAAAGTGTACCTTTCTTATTAATGATTTTAGGAGCAGGACATCTGATTATTTACTTTTGTGTCAGAAAGGTTTACTTCCAATCGAATTAA